The nucleotide window aagaacaaaattaaaagaacacaGGGAAGAACAGCAAAAAGTCATGGCAATAAATACGGATGGTGAATATAGTTTACACGATAAATCCAGCTCACAggaatatatataaacttttttgttttgtagacTTGGTTCTTGCATTCATTCTTGGGTAGAGGTTATTGGTCTTAACAGGGGAAAATGTACGTGATTAACCTAAAAACGAGAAACAGGTTAGCTTTAACCAAATTGATGATAGATAGTGGTAAAGTTATGCCATACTTTGGGATCAAGAGGAGATCTTGTGCAGACCTCTTATTGATAAGAGATTACTTAGACCTAGAAATCTATTAACTCTGAGGCATCCTCTTTCTGGTCAGTTCTAAGAGTGGCCCAGGTCACATGTACCAGGGGACTGGGGTCTACTTAAGAGCACTGGAATTTATATAAGCGAACCCTCATATTttgatttaaagaagaaaagtctagccttttcaaaaatcaattatagGCCAGGTTTCCTCAAGGCATATAACAGACAAATCCTAAGAAAGGTAGGTACAGATCAAAGCCAGGGCAATAAGAAAATATAGCCTTGACCCACCCGGAACATGTCATGACACCCTGAACAATTTCCCAAGGGTATGACAATGATGGCTGACTTGAAGCATAGGAAGTGAGTCGGCTACACTTCCTGCTGCTTGAGTTGGCTTAATGTGTCAGTATAGCCAGCTCTGTGAACTAAGAGAACATTTTAAGTAGTTTCCTGTATTTTAAAAGCTGCTGATATTTGAACTGTAGCTGGccacccctcacctcccaaaTCAGGTACTCTGACAAGAAGTAATGATAAAGAGTCCTTCATAAGTGAATACACTTTTGTATGCATTTATTCTGTGCTTAGCATTGCTGGACATGATATATTAACAACATGAATGGATCCCACTACCACTAAAATTAGAAGAAAGTCAAGATGACTGAACTCATTCTAAATGAAATGCTAGCAGAAGTAATGACAAGAGAGCTATActtttagaaattattcaaaGAGATCAAAATTCAAGACCCTACTACACTAAGGCCCCAAAATACTGCCCTCTAgtgtttctattttgttaataAGTTACCATTTTACATGCATATCCTGTTATACTGGGTTTGTCTGGTTCTTTGCTTTATAGGGCAAAGTAGACAAATACATAACCAAGtaaccaaaatattaatgaaaatcaTGTACAAATATAAGTACAATAAAATGGTTGggaagaatattttagaaaagagtaAACAAAGGAGAGTTAGATTAAAGAAAGGAATATTGGATCAGGTACTTTCTATAAAATCTAAAACCTTTTAGAGACAAGGAAAGGTTATGTTTAACATCACAAACCAGGAGGGATAAAGATGTGGATTTTTTAACAGctctgactaaagcattataaaagctatccatgtaacaaaaacatttgtacccccttaggattttgggaaaaaaaaaaaagatatggccTTTAAAAAACTCTATTAGCAAACTCACCCATCATAGGCCCCACTGACTATCCTCTTGTTATCAAATCGAATACAACGCACCAATTCCTCATGGCCTTCTAACACTCGCAAACATGCACCACATTCTATGTCCCAtaatctggaaaagaaaattgagtCAAGTGAATTTTCATGTATTCTTTTCAAAGCCTGGAATGGTATAATAATATAGCtcatacatcttttaaaaatccacaaaagTAAAATCAATCATCACTCATACAAAAATGTATTGCTTTCaatgtaatttatttcctttctgccaTTATGACTCAGGCAGAAAAATGTACGGTTTAAGTTCAAAtgtaatatgtattttcaaagCACAATGCTTTATATAATTCTGTAACCAGGTTCTCCCAgacataaaaaggatgaattcaaCATACACAGTTGTCTGAGAGGgaaacaaagaagccaaaaattaTGCTTCCTGAAATTACCACTCCAAATGAGACCCAGAATGTTGGTGACTCCTGCCCTCACAAAGCACCTCTGCCACTGACACAGTCTGCTTTCACCCACTGTCCAGGAAAGTCTTTCTCATATAATGGAAATACAAAGTCAGTTCTCAAAAACTTTTGTGTTCTAATTTCAAAAATTGTATGCTTTCAGACTAATCCAAGTGATTTCTAGGAATGATAATTTCCTTAGATAAAACAGTAGCTCTGTTTGTTGTTCTAATGGCCTCTTCATCCTCTTAGTACTTCAGTGAAGGAAGCGAGAGGATGAATAAATCTTCCAAATTCTAATCTTATCTGTGTCATTCATCTTTGTGAAGGGAAAACACCAAAAAATACTTCAACTGTGAAATCTTCATAATTTCAAAGACAGGTTACTCTCTGGCCAATTACGTAATGCTAAGATAAAACTGCACAATTTCTAGTAGggaaacaaatctttttttttttttttttcttaaaaacaatggCAAAGAGAAGAGGCCTTTAGCTATTTATTAGCACTTTAACTTGTAgagaggagaaatttaaaaagggcCTTCAACTTCCAACTACCTGTCTTACTTGCTCATTTCCCTATTCAAGCAGTACCTCTGAAATAGGTCTAGCTGGTGATAAAACTATAATAGGAAGGAAACACATTAGCAAAAGGCTTTGTTGTGTGCCTCTCTGCTTGGGGCAAACATTTGACCTGTaagaagcaacagaaagaaaaaacagatgatTTTAAACATAACACAGTTGAAGGTTGATATGATCTGTGCACAAATAACGAATTGGAGGGTACTCACCATCCTTTCTGGGATAGGGCACCTGGTGCTCACCTGATAGTGTTGTCAGAAGAGCCACTCACTACCAGCCTGTCTCTGTATTGCAAACAGGCAATGCCTCGTTTGTGTCCATTTAAGGTCCTTACAAATTCACAAGTACTTGTGTTCCATACCTGAAACAGACAGTAGTATCGAGAAATTGATTCTGGTGCCTTTACTGATAAAAATCTATGGCAATGGTAGTTTTGGGGAAGTAGAATACAGGACTGAGTCATTAGGGGGAAGTCAACTTCTCAAACAAAGACACGAATTTTAATTCATGGTAATATAAGGCTAATATGTAGCTGGCTGATATGATTTGAGAATTCCTCAAATTGATTTACTCTTATGGGGTTAGTTTGGTCTTCCAGATATACTTTCTTGAACCTAAATTTACCCCTGCTCTTCTCACACTCACCATTATTTATAGGAATAAAATACCTAGTCAAAATTCTTGCACAACTTGTCTCACTTGTTACTATTTTACCCACAGACTAGTCTCtgagttaaatattttcttattctacaGTGATGTTTAAATATGAAATTGCCCTTGCTCAAACTTCACATGAACTCCCCTATTCTAAGTTGGGGACTTACTGAAAAATGCCTTATTACCTTTATAGTTCGATCCCCAGATGCAGAAACTATGTACTTGTCATCAAAGTCCACAACATTGACAGCAGCTCGGTGTCCGACCAGCACCCTCCGGAGAGTAATGTCTGTTGGGGAGGCCATATCCCACACAGCAATGGAACGGTCTTTGGAGCAGGTCACCATCATGCCATTATTGAAACGTAAGTGCAGAACTGCTTCACAATGGTGAATCAGTGTGTTCAGCATTTCACCTGTATTTACATCCCACACTCTGGAAGGAATATCTGAGATTTAGATGGCATTCAAGTAAAATTTGTTACCTGTCTTTGACCATCATGCTCCCTGCCACTGTCCATATTTTCATGGGAAGGGTTATAACTTCACTCTTCTTTTGCAGCATTGAGGTGGAGCTACGATAAAGAGTACTGATAGACCATGGGGAAGTGGTAGATGAGAAAGGGCTGCACTGGGAgagtgggagaaggaaggggaggagatgCTGCCAGTGTGAAATCCTTAAGACACACTGCTTGAAATGTGGGCAAGGTGTGGAGGGTAGTGATGAGGCAGCAGCCATCATCATTGAATAATTTGGCCCAGACATGAAGATTATAGAACTTCTGACATTTAAATTGATACCATTAATAAGATACAGTTTAAGTGGGGAATCTGATTAATATCAGCAGCATTAGTGCCCACCTCATCAACAGCTCTCAGGAATCAGAACAGACATAGGCCAAAATGCTTCTGCCACACAAGAAGTAATGTGGATTTGAGTTGATTCCCCTGGATCTTAGGTTTCATTACACAGGTCAAGGGCCAAGATTACCCAGACTCTAAGTCTAAGCCCCCATTTCTGTGCTTTGAAGGAGTTTGGGGTCAAGAACAGCCCTCCCACTATAAACATGGGCTTCACAGAAGAGTGTTGGATGCTTAGATAACTTGAGAATTTTGTGTGatgatatattttactttgattaCTCTATTTTTGTGTTATCTACTttgggtttaaaaatattttattctcttttcttggtTTAGCCCCCctttttagaaaatcattttccCCCTTACCCTATAAACGATATTAGCATCTACAATGTTTCAGCTTCCATAAGGCACTCCACAAGCaccaataaatgttaaatatcgATAACTACAAGGACTGAGTTTGCTATGCCTTTAAGTCATAAGACAAAAAATAGGAACAGCCTTTTCTATTCACAGAGGATAACTTGGAATGGTAAACATTTAACTTCAGAGAATCTAACAATGCAGTTAACTGCttttttcctaggttttttttttaagttacttttgATGCATTATGTTTGCTAAATCCTTTAGCTTAAGGCAAAATTCCTAACAGAGGTTTCCAGCAGTGTGGCTGGTACCCAGAACTCAAGCTTCCCGGACTCCAGCAGCATAATGGCTGTGTCATCAAATCACCGACGCCTCTGGAAATTGAAGGCCCCTCCCTGAGTGAAGATCACAATTAAAAACTGCAGGGatggcagaggaggggctggcaaAGAGAGAGCACTGCTCACCTGTACACATTTTAAAGGAGATACTACAGGCCTGTGCTATAGTTATAACCTCCTGAAAAGAAGGCTTCATTGCATTCATGTCATTCCCCCGTGAGGTGGTTTTTGTAAGGAATGCATGGTTTACCACAAAGATAAGAAAAGTTTCTATAATGGATGATTCTCcaaattaaaatagaatgtaTAGTTTCTTAAATGCACAAAAATGTAAATCTACTGCAATCATTCCTAAATCAAGTTTTCTAGTTCTAGACTGACACAAATGATAGGTGCTGGCGGGGAGGGCCTgatggtttattcttttttagtctCAGAACTGTATTCATgcagatatatataaaattactatCTATGACAAAGAACAGAGCAGAGCTGATGTTTCAGAGTTCAAAAGagcatttgaaattttctacCTGACCGTGGAATCCGATGATCCAGTTATGATCACCCTCTCATCATACTGGAGACACAGGACAGAACCCGTGTGGCCTGTGAGAATTCGCTTGCATTCCAATGTGCTTTTATCCCAGATCTAGGATGGCAAACAAGATCCTTTTGATCACCATGATAATGGAGTGCTGTGGAGACTTGTTGGCCCTATTATGTGTTTGATTCCGCCAAAAGAATCACAGCCTAGAGTAGTGAGGAATGCATTCTTCTCTGTAAGTATAGCTAAGCAGTTATGTATATATGGCCTCAGTCCTAATGCAAACTTTATCCTTTTCATTAAGGGACAGAGGTAGCCTATAATTATGTGAAGGCCAAACGAGTAATAAGCCCATTCCATGCACTTCAAGAAGAGAATTTAACTCTTATGGGGGCAAGCAGATGTCTGTCctttaaggaaattattttggctttttgggactgaaaacaatctaaaatttTCACTTACTTTCTAGAAATAATGCTTAGAGTTTACGATTTGGATTGCATGATGAGTGCTACCCTCCCACAACTGAAAAAAACCTCACCTTGATTGTGTTGTCTCGAAGGCCGCTTACTATTTTCTGATCATCGTACTGTAAACAGTAAACTCCTTTGCTTGTTTCACTTCGGCAGTGGATTCTTTGTAAACTATGTCTTCCACATCTCCAATTAGATTCTATTGTCTGAGAAGGAATGGTAAAGAGGCAGTAATTAGGAAAGGACAGGAACCAAATTCTTCTCTGACTTTAATAGCAACCAATGGCTCAATGCCTCACTCTATGGGAGATATAAAACTTAAGGCAAACTAAAATTATGGCTTTAAAAAGCTACTATTtagatttataaaacatttttccatttgcaaggtaattaaagatttattttcaggccgggcgtggtggctcacgcctgtaatcctagcactctgggaggctgaggcggctggattgcttgaggtcaggagttcgagaccagcctcagcaagagcgagaccctgtctctactaaaaaaatagaaacaaattatctggccaactaaaaatacatatagaaaaaattagccgggcatggtggtgcatgcctgtagtcccagctactcgggaggctgaggcagtaggatcgcttaagcccaggagattgaggttgctgtgagtgaagctgacgccacagcactcactctagcctgggcaacagagcgagactttgtctcaaaaaaaaaaaaaaaaaaaaaaattcattttctagaCCTCTCCTACATATAACTCAATCAATTAAACAATAAATCTGGTGGAAGGAGACTACTCCTCAAGAGAGGGCCAGGTTTGACCTATGTGAGGTTATGTGCTCAGTGCTTCTTTTATATGTGGTGGCCATTTCTACCCATGAACTTCCATGGAAActcaattcagaaaatatttaaatatcagcTTATGAGTGCAAATTTAACAGTCTCACCGCTACTGCATGAATGTGTCATTTTCcctcatctatttatctatcagtaaacaatttttaaaagctttaaaaagtttGCCTAGCAAGTTACTATATTTCACTCACCCTACTCACTTGTAAAGAGCTTTTTAACCCCCATCAATAAACCTTAAGGGGTTTGCCCTAACAACACTGTGACTAAAGAATGCTGATTATTCTCTACCATTTGGCAAATACCCCCAAATACATAGATACTTACCTCAATGTCTTGTATAATTTTAGGATAAAGTGCTCTATAAAAAGAGTTGGGAGGAGCATTCCCATCAGGAGGTTTGTTTTTGAATAAATACTGTCCCctacaaaacaacaaatatttcccaaatgaaaatcataatattatacatttacaAGGAGCTtcacatttcttcaaatattttcacagTTACCATTCCATATAATCGCCACAACTAGCCTGGGGAAGTGTGAAGTTAAAGCCTAATTTTAGGAGTCCCATGTCAAGGAGAAACTTTCTGGGTTCTAAGAAATTCTATCAACATTGATTTGCTTTTGGGtaaaacatgattatttttaatgtagaatCAGAGTATCAGGCCTTTAGGAATATTATAATGTCACAGACAAATGGAATATATATAATCAGAATTCACCTATTGGTCTATTAGATTTCTGTATAGATTTACTGGCCTcgtattttgaaaatttctttgtaACAGTAACTATTACTTTGAACTAGCACATGCTCCAGTGTCACTTTGTTTCACTGAGAAAAGCTATGTCAGTGGAGCCCAGCACTGTGGGCAGCAGCAATGCCTCTGTCACGGAGATCACTTTTTCTAGGTCTTTATTTGTGTGGGATAAGGttgctcagtcacccaggctgctGGTGATCAGTGCAGCTACGATTTGAAAGGAGCAATTCAGTTCCTTTCGACAGAAAACCAAGGGATCACAGGAGTGTCCAGCAGCAGGTAGGGAAGAAGATGAAAAGGAATACCTAACAGCACGGTGCTGTCAAATCTAAGTCATGAAATTGACTTTCACAGGTGTGCTCCTGgctatgtatacacatatacgcATTTTACTGCCTTTTCTGATTCTAGTGAGCAACACTTGTTAGCATCTCCTTCCTTATGACAGCACATCTCTGGAATACTCATATCCCAAGCTAGATCTTTGttacaaaaaaaatcagtaaatggcAATCACTTCCTGCTGGGCAAAAAATTTAATTCCTCATCCTGAAGTTAAGAACCCACCAAACACGGTGTGGAAGCTAGTAAACCCCACTATGGGTGTACTAACTGCTGTTCTCACTGGCACCGTGCCTTGCAAAGTGGAGATAGGCAGAAATGCCTCTGAGTGTAATCCTGGCACCAGAGAAATCATGTTTTCTCTGGGCCAGTCATCCACTCCTCCCTCTATAGCTCCATTACAATATAATTAATTGTTCGATGTCTCCAGGAGCGcttctcccctgccctctccctatTATACACCTTGAAAATTAGTTAAGAAAATTTCCTATCAGGAAGGTTTTGGCTCTAACTTTCATgttaatacagaaaagaaaattctgcaatAGAGAAGCAAAagtaatagtttttaaaaagtggcctAATAAAACATAATACACCAGCATAAGGAAAAGGGCAAACAagatacattataaaataatccaGGATTAAAGGTACCCTTCTCTGAACAATCTTATTCTATAAACACTTTGCAGGCAAATAATAGATATTGAATGCAAAGATTTTAGGTTGACTCCTTAGCCCATACTCTGAACTACTTTACTGTTTCTCAATGCCCACCATTCCTGAGATTCCTGTCTTCTTTTTAGTCTCTGGCAATTGTATACAGGCACTCCAGGATTTTCTTCATATGCAATGATACTATCTCTATCTCCTAAGGAAAGAGAACTCATATAAACTCTTGAGCTTGTTTTCTATCTCAATGAATTTGTCACATCTTGGTAAAATATCTGTATTTCTTCAAATCAAAGGTGTTAGAAAAAGGAGTGGATAGGTGTCGAAAACTGGCTTCTCAGTCTGTATCTACATTTTAAGTCAAAACCTTTCACGATGGAAACTCGTTGACAACAGGGACCACTTCTATGTGAAATGCCTAGTACCTGTAAGAATGTGAGTATatgataaatgttaaatattaaatttagaaTGTTATCATAAAATGTGATCTGCTGATTAAGAAAATGGACTTTTCCCAAGTGATCTTTTATTGTAAGAGTTACCATTACTGAGCAGAGAGAGCATTTTTCAGAATtagtcaagaaagaaaataacggAGTTCATGTCCTAGACTGTCAAATCCATCTAGATATAAAAAATCACAACAGAGTAGAAGTTAAATCTTAGAGACCCAGAGCTTTTATTAGAAAActgtatttatttgcttactttaggttggaagaaatggaagaaacttTCAAAGATAGCAAATGGGAAAAGGTATAACAGACATTACTGACATAATAGGCTTGGTAAGACAACTTGAAAGAAGAGAAACTGatcacaaattaatttttttttaaaagcaaggaaGGACAACTGACACAGGAAGAAAGGCAACATGTAAAAACAGAAGCAGCAATAAGAAAGTCAGGGGAATACTGGAGGAGGTCTACATGGAGTGGATgagtatttctattttcatggGGTATATCAAGTTAAGAGGACAAATGTGGCCAAAGACTGTGGACTGTAGTCAGAACTCTAAAGAATACTCAAAAGAGCAGGAATGAGTGTCTGTGCTTGAAGAGataggggagagagagataaTCAGTACTGGACCCTGGATTATTTCCCAGGTACACCTTCACATAcccttttaacacattaactgccatgtgagttgcatttaactcacaTTAGTTTTGagtccagggccttgtgaagcaccCTGGGAGCCGTGAGAACTACTTTTCATGTTGCAtataattcatgcacagaaaaaaataaaaaataacaaatttttcattaaattagaaaggatcattttgttttcaaagtttttattctttttttttttttgagacagagtcttgctctgttgcccaggctggagtgctgtagtgtcagcctagctcacagcaacctcaaattcctggcctcaagtgatcctcctgccctcagcctcccgagtagctgggactacaggcatgtgccaccacacccagctaatttttctatttttagtagagacaaggtctcgctcttgctcaggttgatctcgaATTCTTGACCTCActcgatcctcccacctcgggctcctagagtgctaggatcataggcgtgagtgaccatgcctggcccaaagtttttattctattttcttaataaaatactgtggctcccaaggaaaaatttttttttctagtgtggtagtcaatgtATTAAAAGGCCCAAAAGCCGTCTTGTCaatgatcttatttttttctttgtaactaaCATAACAGATCTTGCTGTTTGGTGCCAACCCTAAGCAAAATTGTGGAGCCTATTTTACCCTTTGGCAATTTTTCATATCCATCTGCTAAGAACTGCCCACTTACTTCCTGTTTTCCCAGCCTTCAAAAAAGGACTTAGTAAATGCCCAATGTCTGAGGAAGGTTTACCGTCATTTACAGTATAAATGGGAACACAGTGGATTTTAACAGGGAACAAAACTTTTATAGCTAAGGGAATAAATCTCCATAACTGAAATTTCAGGTCAGGAGTTAATCTGGaggacagtttttctttttttctgaggacTCCTCAGATGTCTACCCCAGCTGCCCTAAATTTTCCCATGTAAGCAGTTGTCTGTTGCTATTTCAAAGGCTTATCCTGGCACTCTGGGCAAAATGATAGACTCTGAATGTCATATAACTGTATTCTTATTTGCTTTGTTATACTATTAAAGAGTTTACTTCCAAAGTATGAAagataagatttttattttttaaatagtgaaataagtgagaataaaaaacatatttgagAAGAAATAACAACATTCTAACCTTCTTTTATTTATACAATTGTTACATAGTCAAAGAACTGCCTGGTTTTTGATTACTTTAATTGAATTTGAGAGCAAAATTTAACAAGTCTTCCTAACAGCTAGAATGACAAAAATCTCTGAAGCACTTCGTATAACATTTAGGTCATAATATTATTATGTGTTAATGAATTTCAAAGaccaaagaaaaaaagccaatgacatttttatgaaaattctaAATAGAGAAAGCAGATCCATATgagtatttatcttttaaaaagtattctccattctgaaatatttcatatctcTTTACAATCCAAGACAAACAATTGATAAAATTAACTTGGAAGGATATAACTGAGTACACATATAcctacttatcatttttttctatcaacTAAAATATGTAATGGCACCCTTATTTatgaatacttttctttttcttttcttaaacctgaCTTAAAGTATAACCACACCTAACTTTCTTATAGTGACATTCTAAAGACATAGTcttagagaaaattctaaaaagaaagaCATCTTCCAGAAGTTCTAAAGAAATGGTGCCATTATGTTAAGAGAACAACAATAAAATTGGAGAAGTCCCCGAGGCTGCTAGCTTTAAGATGTTTCAGGGAATTCAGaattaaggaagaaaatcttGAGAAAATATAAGTCTTAAGAAACAATGATTTAtactaaatttcatttttcactttttctgatGGCTAGAATTCTTAATCTAGCTgggcataaaaataatttttgattacAAAGGTGATAAAATACCAGAGGCATAGGCTAAAGGCaagaaattgaaggaaaaaaaaatcatttgtccTGGATTATTTTAGGGGAAAGATTTGATGATTTCTGTCTTATTCAAAGACATCTACTTGCATTATAAATTGCCCATCATCCCTTTTGCACGATACCAATTTCTGCACAGAGAACAGAATGCTTTAAACAGGAGGGCTGGTcagttttccattatttttgcaAAGCAATATTAACACAATATTATGAATGACTGGTCAGAAGAAAAACTGCTGAGTTTATGAACTAATGAACTATTCTGTTACATTTTAGCTACAAATCAGCAAAATCACTGTTTTAAATGATAAGAGGTCTCAGTGATTCCTAACAATCTTCCAGTGACTCTGAATGGCCAGGTCTTGATGCTCTATAACAGAAAGAAAGCTAAAAGGCTCACCACCCTCTTCGTTCTGCCAGGCCTCTCCACAGAGAATCTGTCCTGACCATTCTCTCGATGAGCTTCTTCCATAACATGCCATCAGATGTCACTCGGTACCATT belongs to Lemur catta isolate mLemCat1 chromosome 14, mLemCat1.pri, whole genome shotgun sequence and includes:
- the BTRC gene encoding F-box/WD repeat-containing protein 1A isoform X4, with protein sequence MDPAEAVLQEKALKFMCSMPRSLWLGCSSLADSMPSLRCLYNPGTGALTAFQNSSEREDCNNGEPPRKIIPEKNSLRQTYNSCARLCLNQETVCLASTAMKTENCVAKTKLANGTSSMIVPKQRKLSASYEKEKELCVKYFEQWSESDQVEFVEHLISQMCHYQHGHINSYLKPMLQRDFITALPARGLDHIAENILSYLDAKSLCAAELVCKEWYRVTSDGMLWKKLIERMVRTDSLWRGLAERRGWGQYLFKNKPPDGNAPPNSFYRALYPKIIQDIETIESNWRCGRHSLQRIHCRSETSKGVYCLQYDDQKIVSGLRDNTIKIWDKSTLECKRILTGHTGSVLCLQYDERVIITGSSDSTVRVWDVNTGEMLNTLIHHCEAVLHLRFNNGMMVTCSKDRSIAVWDMASPTDITLRRVLVGHRAAVNVVDFDDKYIVSASGDRTIKVWNTSTCEFVRTLNGHKRGIACLQYRDRLVVSGSSDNTIRLWDIECGACLRVLEGHEELVRCIRFDNKRIVSGAYDGKIKVWDLVAALDPRAPAGTLCLRTLVGK
- the BTRC gene encoding F-box/WD repeat-containing protein 1A isoform X2 — protein: MDPAEAVLQEKALKFMCSMPRSLWLGCSSLADSMPSLRCLYNPGTGALTAFQTYNSCARLCLNQETVCLASTAMKTENCVAKTKLANGTSSMIVPKQRKLSASYEKEKELCVKYFEQWSESDQVEFVEHLISQMCHYQHGHINSYLKPMLQRDFITALPARGLDHIAENILSYLDAKSLCAAELVCKEWYRVTSDGMLWKKLIERMVRTDSLWRGLAERRGWGQYLFKNKPPDGNAPPNSFYRALYPKIIQDIETIESNWRCGRHSLQRIHCRSETSKGVYCLQYDDQKIVSGLRDNTIKIWDKSTLECKRILTGHTGSVLCLQYDERVIITGSSDSTVRVWDVNTGEMLNTLIHHCEAVLHLRFNNGMMVTCSKDRSIAVWDMASPTDITLRRVLVGHRAAVNVVDFDDKYIVSASGDRTIKVWNTSTCEFVRTLNGHKRGIACLQYRDRLVVSGSSDNTIRLWDIECGACLRVLEGHEELVRCIRFDNKRIVSGAYDGKIKVWDLVAALDPRAPAGTLCLRTLVEHSGRVFRLQFDEFQIVSSSHDDTILIWDFLNDPAAQAEPPRSPSRTYTYISR
- the BTRC gene encoding F-box/WD repeat-containing protein 1A isoform X6; translated protein: MIVPKQRKLSASYEKEKELCVKYFEQWSESDQVEFVEHLISQMCHYQHGHINSYLKPMLQRDFITALPARGLDHIAENILSYLDAKSLCAAELVCKEWYRVTSDGMLWKKLIERMVRTDSLWRGLAERRGWGQYLFKNKPPDGNAPPNSFYRALYPKIIQDIETIESNWRCGRHSLQRIHCRSETSKGVYCLQYDDQKIVSGLRDNTIKIWDKSTLECKRILTGHTGSVLCLQYDERVIITGSSDSTVRVWDVNTGEMLNTLIHHCEAVLHLRFNNGMMVTCSKDRSIAVWDMASPTDITLRRVLVGHRAAVNVVDFDDKYIVSASGDRTIKVWNTSTCEFVRTLNGHKRGIACLQYRDRLVVSGSSDNTIRLWDIECGACLRVLEGHEELVRCIRFDNKRIVSGAYDGKIKVWDLVAALDPRAPAGTLCLRTLVEHSGRVFRLQFDEFQIVSSSHDDTILIWDFLNDPAAQAEPPRSPSRTYTYISR
- the BTRC gene encoding F-box/WD repeat-containing protein 1A isoform X1, with protein sequence MDPAEAVLQEKALKFMCSMPRSLWLGCSSLADSMPSLRCLYNPGTGALTAFQNSSEREDCNNGEPPRKIIPEKNSLRQTYNSCARLCLNQETVCLASTAMKTENCVAKTKLANGTSSMIVPKQRKLSASYEKEKELCVKYFEQWSESDQVEFVEHLISQMCHYQHGHINSYLKPMLQRDFITALPARGLDHIAENILSYLDAKSLCAAELVCKEWYRVTSDGMLWKKLIERMVRTDSLWRGLAERRGWGQYLFKNKPPDGNAPPNSFYRALYPKIIQDIETIESNWRCGRHSLQRIHCRSETSKGVYCLQYDDQKIVSGLRDNTIKIWDKSTLECKRILTGHTGSVLCLQYDERVIITGSSDSTVRVWDVNTGEMLNTLIHHCEAVLHLRFNNGMMVTCSKDRSIAVWDMASPTDITLRRVLVGHRAAVNVVDFDDKYIVSASGDRTIKVWNTSTCEFVRTLNGHKRGIACLQYRDRLVVSGSSDNTIRLWDIECGACLRVLEGHEELVRCIRFDNKRIVSGAYDGKIKVWDLVAALDPRAPAGTLCLRTLVEHSGRVFRLQFDEFQIVSSSHDDTILIWDFLNDPAAQAEPPRSPSRTYTYISR
- the BTRC gene encoding F-box/WD repeat-containing protein 1A isoform X3, with the protein product MDPAEAVLQEKALKFMNSSEREDCNNGEPPRKIIPEKNSLRQTYNSCARLCLNQETVCLASTAMKTENCVAKTKLANGTSSMIVPKQRKLSASYEKEKELCVKYFEQWSESDQVEFVEHLISQMCHYQHGHINSYLKPMLQRDFITALPARGLDHIAENILSYLDAKSLCAAELVCKEWYRVTSDGMLWKKLIERMVRTDSLWRGLAERRGWGQYLFKNKPPDGNAPPNSFYRALYPKIIQDIETIESNWRCGRHSLQRIHCRSETSKGVYCLQYDDQKIVSGLRDNTIKIWDKSTLECKRILTGHTGSVLCLQYDERVIITGSSDSTVRVWDVNTGEMLNTLIHHCEAVLHLRFNNGMMVTCSKDRSIAVWDMASPTDITLRRVLVGHRAAVNVVDFDDKYIVSASGDRTIKVWNTSTCEFVRTLNGHKRGIACLQYRDRLVVSGSSDNTIRLWDIECGACLRVLEGHEELVRCIRFDNKRIVSGAYDGKIKVWDLVAALDPRAPAGTLCLRTLVEHSGRVFRLQFDEFQIVSSSHDDTILIWDFLNDPAAQAEPPRSPSRTYTYISR
- the BTRC gene encoding F-box/WD repeat-containing protein 1A isoform X5 produces the protein MDPAEAVLQEKALKFMTYNSCARLCLNQETVCLASTAMKTENCVAKTKLANGTSSMIVPKQRKLSASYEKEKELCVKYFEQWSESDQVEFVEHLISQMCHYQHGHINSYLKPMLQRDFITALPARGLDHIAENILSYLDAKSLCAAELVCKEWYRVTSDGMLWKKLIERMVRTDSLWRGLAERRGWGQYLFKNKPPDGNAPPNSFYRALYPKIIQDIETIESNWRCGRHSLQRIHCRSETSKGVYCLQYDDQKIVSGLRDNTIKIWDKSTLECKRILTGHTGSVLCLQYDERVIITGSSDSTVRVWDVNTGEMLNTLIHHCEAVLHLRFNNGMMVTCSKDRSIAVWDMASPTDITLRRVLVGHRAAVNVVDFDDKYIVSASGDRTIKVWNTSTCEFVRTLNGHKRGIACLQYRDRLVVSGSSDNTIRLWDIECGACLRVLEGHEELVRCIRFDNKRIVSGAYDGKIKVWDLVAALDPRAPAGTLCLRTLVEHSGRVFRLQFDEFQIVSSSHDDTILIWDFLNDPAAQAEPPRSPSRTYTYISR